GTTCGATTCCGGGTTCGGGCACCATATTACAGGTGCTGACTTAGTCGACATCTCACAAAAAAGCCTCGCAATGCGAGGCTTTTTTGTATCTAAATTCAGCTTGTTTATCAAACCAGGCTACAAGCTGCTGTTGATCAAACTGACACGACCTATTCGCAATCAAACCGCACCAATTACATGGGCTCAATATAATCCACCATCAGTTGCACCGTTTGATTGCCGCGAAACTCATTTACATCGAGTTTATACACTACCCGAGCATGATTAATTGTTGCATCAGGCCATATCTGCAAATCAACATTAAAGGCGATACCATCAAGCATTAATTTGCCGCACTCGGTTTCTAGTAATAACTTTAAATGCTTTTCGCCCACAATACGTTGTTGAACCACTTTAAAAAAACCATCAAATAAAGGTTCTTCAAATGATTGCCCCCATGGACCGGCATTACGTAGCATAAACGCAGTATCTAAATTCATTAAATCAGCACTTAACTCACCATCTGATAAAATTTCACCCGTGAGTTGTTCATAATCTAAAATGGATTTTACTGTGTCGTCATAAGCCTGTTTAAAGGTATCTAACGCATTAGCTTTAATGGATAATCCAGCCGCCATCGCGTGACCGCCAAATTTGATTATGATACCTGGATACTGGCTATTAATACGCTCAAGTAGATCACGCATGTGCAGACCTTTAATTGAGCGAGCCGAGCCTTTAATTTCACCGTTACCCGCATCAGCAAAGGCAATAACAGGGCGGTGATATCTGTCTTTAATTCTTGAGGCTAAAATGCCGATCACCCCTTGGTGCCAATCTGGTTGAAATAGCGCTAACCCCCAAGGCAATGTTGCTTCATCTAAGGTGATGGCTTGTAAGGTTTTTAGGGCTTCTTGCTGCATACCAGCTTCAATATCACGACGGTCTTGATTTAAACCATCAAGCTCAGCTGCCATTCGCCGTGCTCGCATAATGTCATCACATAATAAGGTTTCAACCCCCAAAGCCATCTCATCTAAACGCCCAGCGGCATTTAACCTTGGGCCAACCGCAAAGCCAAAATCAGCTGCAACAATTTTACTTGGGTCTCTTTTTGCAACTTCAAGCAACGCGGTGATCCCCGGACGACAACGCCCGCTTCTCACCCTTTGTAAACCGGCTTGCACCAGAATGCGGTTATTAGCATCTAACGACACCACATCAGCAACAGTACCTAAAGCGACAATATCAAGCAGCACACCTAAGTTTGGCTCGGCAATCGATTGTATTTGATACCAGTTACGACTTCTAAGCTCAGCTCGTATGGCTGTCATCAAGTAAAATGCCACGCCAACCCCCGCAATGGATTTACTTGCAAACTGGCAATCATGCTGATTGGGATTCACAATTGCGTCTGCCTCAGGTAGCACTTGCCCCGGCAAATGATGATCCGTCACCACCACTTGCATCCCACACGCTTTTGCGGCTGAGACACCATCTATAGATGAAATACCATTATCGACCGTAATCAATAATTGGACACCTTTTGCATGTGCGACTGCGACAATTTCAGGGCTTAGCCCATAACCAAAATCAAAACGATTAGGGATCAAATAATCAATATTACTTGCCCCCATCATTTTTAAAGCCAGCATACAAACACTGGTAGAGGTTGCTCCATCGGCATCGAAATCACCGACGATCAAGATGCGTTTATTGGCTTGTATTGCATCGGCAACAATCTCGCCAGCAATATCTAAGCCCTTCATGGTTTGCGGGCGTAACAATTTGGCTAAGACTAATTCGCAGTCATCTTGATTAACACCTCGGCGGGCATAAAGCTGTTTAAGCAGTGCAGGCATTGAAGCGGGAAGGTGCGAGTCATCAACTTGTGGACGACGAATAATTTTATGCGGCAAAACAAATCCTAAAGACAAATATAATCATGACTAAGATAACAAAAAGGTGAGCTAATGCTCACCCCCAATGCATACCCTTAATTTTCAAATAAGCTTACTTACGTGATTCAAGAGTTCGCAATAAATCGGCCGGAGGTTGATAACCTGGGATCATGGTGCCATCTTCAAGGATCAGCGCAGGAGTGCCATTAATACCAAATGAGCCGCCTAAACGATATTGCTTTGCGATATCAATATCGCAGCTTGCAGCCTTAACATTGCCACCCGATTTAGCCACTGTCATCGCTTTAAGTGGATCTTTAGCACACCAAACCGCTTGCATCTCATCAGCGTTCGCCGACGGAATACCCGCACGCGGATATGCTAAATAACGAATAGTGATACCTAAATTATTATACTCGTCCATCTGATTATGTAATTTACGGCAATAGCCACAATCAACATCAGTAAACACAGTGACCACATGCTTTTCATTTTTGGCTTTATAAACTAGCATGTCTTGCTCAAATGGCTTAAGCATTTCAAGACGTGGCAAAGCTAATGCCGCTTCCGTTAGATTATTCATACGGTCATTCATGTCATAAATATTACCATGAACCAACTTTGAACCATCTTCAGTGATATATAACACGCCACGGTCAGTTAATATTTGCAGTAACCCAGCAATAGGTGATGGCTGGATCATTGAGACTTCAACGCCTAACGTATTTGACAACTTTTGCTTTAACTCATCATTATTTGCATTAGTTGAGGGTGCGGCAAAAACAAATGTTGGTGCCAATAGGCTGGCAACAAGAATAAAGGCTTTAGTTAACTTCATGATTTTTCCTAATTGCACGGGCTTAAAGTACTAGACCCGACTTTGTCTGCAAAACTTACAGATTTAATCCGCTTTTCGCAACTGCATGAGCGCTTTTTAATGTAAGCATTTTCTTTGTTAACCACGTGGGTGATGCTGTTGATGCAATTGTTGCAACCTTGCTTTAGCCACATGGGTATAAATTTGAGTGGTCGATAAATCACTGTGGCCCAGTAATAACTGTACAACTCGAAGATCTGCACCATGATTTAATAAATGAGTAGCAAAAGCATGGCGCAATGTATGCGGCGACAAATGCGAGTTTATCCCCGCCCTTGCTGCGTATAACTTAATACGATGCCAAAAGGTTTGCCTTGTCATCATTTGCGCGCGCTTAGAAGGAAACAACACATCTGATTGTTTAAGGTTTAATAGCTCAGGTCGGGCTGTTTTTATAAACTGTTCGACTTCTGCAATAGCAAGCTCACCTAATGGTACAAGTCGCTCTTTTCCCCCCTTACCCATCACCCTCACAACACCTTGACGAAGACTGATTTGATCCATGGTCAAGCTAACTAATTCAGTTACCCTAAGCCCTGTTGCGTATAACAATTCCAGCATCGCTTTATCACGACGCTCTATTGGGTCATCAACATTGGGCTCTGACAACAAACTGTCAACCTGCGCTTCTGTTAATGCATCAGGCAGTTTTCTGGCAAGCTTTGGTGATTCAATCAAGGCGGTAGGATCTTCGGTCATCATTTTACTGATCACTAAAAAACCATAAAACCGACGTAAACTACTAAGTAATCTCGCGGTACTGGTTTTGGCGAATTGCTTATCAAAACGATACGTCAAATAGTCCCTTATTAATAAGCAATCAACCTCAATTAACGATTTACGACGGCTCAACACAAAACGTTCAAAGTGGGCCAAATCGGTACGATATGAAGACAAGGTATTATCACTCAGGCCTTTAGTAGACCATAAGTCATCAATAAATTGTTCAATCAATGGGTTAAGAATATAAGGACTGGGACTCAAAATTTACCTAATAAAAAGACGCAATGCACACTAGAGACTAGCATACTATCACGCCTTAGAATCACAAACTTAACGATGTCGATTTAAGCAGTCGCTGTGTGTTTATCTGACTTAGATATAAATAAACATGTAATTGCTGTAATCAATGTTGGAAGTAACCACCCCATACCTTCAGCTTGTAATGGTAAAAAATCAATGAATGCAGTATCGACACCCGCTGCTTTTAAGCCATCAAAAATACCAAAGAACAAAGCCACACTTAGTACTAAACGATGTGAAAACTCAGGGCGAGCAAACTTATTCGTTAGGAAAGTGACTAATACCAATGCAATAGCTACGGGGTATATCGTCATTAATACGGGAATACTTATGGTGATTAACTGAGATAAACCTACGTTAGCTACTGTTGCGCAAACAACACTAAAGAAAACTACAAATTTTTTATAAGAAATCGATGGCAATAACTCATTAAAAAATTCAGCACAGGCAGTCACTAAACCAATAGCCGTCGTTAAACAAGCTAAAGCAACCACAGCCGACAACAAGAAAATCCCCGTTGTCCCAAAGTTATGTTCCACATAATTAGTCAAAATTTGACCACCATTACTGGCGCCTTTCGCTAAATCACCAGCAGAGGCACCAAGAATGAATAACGAGATATATACAAAGGCTAAACCAGCAGCGGCAATAATTGCAGCACGGATTAAATATTTGGTTTGATCTTCAGGATTATTAACACCTTTTTTACGTAAAATATCGATAATCAGCATGCCAAACATAATTGATGCTAGGGTATCCATAGTATTGTAACCTTCGATGATCCCTTTTGATAATGGGCTTGAAAGATACTCATTAACCGGAGCTCCAACAGGAGCGCCAGGGATAAACATCACACTCATCGCCAAGCCAATTAATAACAAAATCAGTACTGGTGTTAATACCTTACCAACGTTATCAAGCAACTTACCAGGAAATAAAGCCACCAACATCACAATGAAAAAGAAACCCAAGGTAAAAAACAACTGTGCGGAGTTGATTGCTTGCTCGGCAATCATGATCACGGCATCCGGGTTTTCAATAAATGGACGCGCGCCAATTTCAAAAGCAACTAAACCAGTACGAGGAGCTGCAAACGCAGGACCAATAATGATATAGATTGAAACCGCTAACGCAGTAGCAGCAAATGTAGGCAACATGGCCATCACCTTGCCATTAGACTTAGCAACCGCAATCAGCCCAATCAGTGGCATACCGACCGCAGTTAACAGGAACCCTATCATCGCGACGGACATGTTTTCGCCAGCTAAAAAGCCTGCGAAAGGTGGGAAAATCAAGTTGCCTGCGCCAAGGAAAAAAGCAAAAGCCATAAACCCTAAGCTGATGGTATCTGAAATGGATAATTTAGTTGTTTGCACGTTGAAATCTCGTCTTGTTATATTTGTTTTTTAACAAACTTAAGTGATTAAGATAAATTTAGCTACCCCATGACCCAAAATAGACCACGGATGTAAAAAAAAAAATACACTTAAACTTACTAAAAAAACGACCTTGTTTGAGCAATAATTCAACAACAAGTCTGCTTAAAAGACTCTGCTAATCCTAAAAAACCGACATTAAGTTAAATTGCTCACATCTTCTTTCTCAAATAGGGGGGGAACTAATAGCAAACTCGGGCATTCGCTACAAGTCCTGCAAGCCAATTCACTAAAAAAACATTTTACCCCCGAAACAACTACCAAAATCCAAAAACAATCACACCACACAAAGACCATTACACCAACATAAGTTAACAAAACTACAACCTGAGAGTTAACTAGCGTTATAAGCGACTCACTGCATTTTTTGTTATCATGTGCAAATAATTAAAAACGATGATCACCTCATGCCATTTACGTTTAAACAGTTTCATATAGATGATAGTCATTGCGGTATGCGAGTCAGCACTGATGGAGTATTACTGGGGGCGTGGGCTAATTTACGGCAAGCTGAACACATTCTAGATATTGGTGCCGGCAGTGGCTTATTAAGTTTAATGACCGCCCAACGTACATCTCCAACAAGTCAGATAATCGCGATAGAGATAGATAAACTGGCCTCAGTTGATTGCCAAATCAACGCTCAAAATAGTCCATGGGCACATAAAATCACGGTTATACAAACAAGCATTCAACATTATGTGCAACAATTTCTTCAGTTCGCAGCGACATCATTAGTTCCCAACACGAAATTTGACCATATTATCTGTAACCCGCCCTACTTTAGTCATGGACCACAAACCCAAATAGAAGCGAGGGCCACAGCAAGGCATACTAATCATTTAAGCTTTGATGAGCTTGCATTAGCCATTTATCACTTACTATCAAATACTGGTGAAGCCAGCCTTATCATTCCTTACCAAGAAGAGATTAGGTTAACCCAAGCCTTTAATTTGAATAAAATGCATCTATGTAAACGCGTAGAAGTCAGCAGTGTAGAGGGCAAACCCGCAAATAGATTATTAATGTCCTTTATGCATGGAGAACAAGGGCTTTGCCAATCTGGTGTGTTAAATATTCGTGATCGACTTGGGTACTATTCCCCTCAGATGGCAAATTTATGCCAAGATTTCTACTTAAAACTTTAGCCAATGCCATTCGTCAGTTATAATGCTCGGCTACTTTTCAGCGAGACCCTACGCGCATGTTATTTGAAGATTTTGATTTAGACTCACGGTTATTAGATTCGTTAAAAGCCATGGGCCACAAAACACCCACGACTGTCCAGCAACAAACCATCCCAATGGCGATGGAGCAGCGGGATATTCTTGCGCGTGCGCCAACAGGAACAGGTAAAACAGCTAGCTTTTTATTACCAGCGCTTCAGCACTTAATCGATTTCCCTCGCCGTTTTGAAGGACAAGCTCGAGTATTAGTGCTTACACCAACTCGTGAACTCGCAAGCCAAATTCATCGTTATGCTTGCCACTTAGCCACTGACTTAGGGTTAAATATCGTCACTATTACTGGCGGTGTCCCTTACGCTCCACAAGAAGAAGCATTAGCAGGCAATATCGATATTTTAATCGCCACACCGGGTCGATTAATGGAATACCTTGATAAGAAAAAGTTTGATGCCACTGAAGTTGATATTTTAGTGATTGATGAAGCTGATCGGATGCTCGACATGGGTTTCTCATCCGTAGTGCAAGCTATTGCTATTGAAGCCCAAGGCCGCAAACAAAACATGCTATTTTCAGCCACTTTAGAAGGTGGCGGGGTCGAACGTTTTGCACGCGATCTACTCAATGATCCACTTACCGTTGATGTTGAAGCTCCACGTAGTGAGAAAGCTAAAATTCACCAATGGATCCATCTAGCCGATAATAAAGAGCATAAATTTGAACTCTTGTGCAATATTTTGCGTCAAGAGCAAGTTAAACGTGCCATTGTGTTTGTCAAAACACGAGACGTTGTGGCAAGCCTTGAAGGCCAGCTTTTAAAAGCGAATATCCCTTGTGCCTTTATGCGCGGAGACATGGAACAAAAGAAACGCTTTCAAGCTTTAGGCCGCTTTACTAAAGGTGAAGTCAATGTCCTATTAGCAACCGACGTGGCAGCTCGCGGTATTGATATTGACGACATTACTCACGTTATTAATTATGATATGCCACGTTCTGCAGATACTTATGTGCATCGAATTGGCCGTACGGGTCGCGCGGGCGCCAAAGGCACAGCTATTTCGTTAGCCGAAGCTCATGACATGCGAATTGTTGGCAAAATTGAGCGCTATATTGAACTCCCCTTAAAGCGTCGCATCATTGAAGAGTTACGTCCAAAGCACAAAGAAGCTAAGCCGCCTGGGAAAAAGAAAGTCAAAGCGAGTGATACCAAAAAGAGCAGCAAAAAATTTAAAAAGAAAAAGAAATAATATAGGCTATTGAATAAACGAGCGAACCCGTCAAACGGTTCGCTTTTTTGTTGCGAAAAACAGCGTTATAACTCTTCAATTCAACCTTTATTAATTTTGATACAATTTATTTACAAAAAGCTATTTAGATGACTGCCCGACTCTGGTAGTTTATGTTTACGAATGAAAACGATAAAAACTTTAAACTGTTGATTATTCATACAACATTTCGCTAGTAAATGATTTCTCCAGCAGCAATTCAGCATGGATACGCATAAGAATGAAAACCCTATTAAGAAGACTCAGTCCACTCATTATCCTGATCGTGTTTTTTGGTTTGGCCTTTTTACTGGTAAGCACAAAAGAATCGCCAGAGCAAAAAGAAGAAACCGCAAATCTCACTATTGTTGATGTCATGACGGTGCAGCAACAAACTGTATCGCTAAACCTGCCCTCATACGGTGTCGTTAACCCTAAATATAAAACACAATTAGTTACCGAAGTACAAGGACGATTACAGTCTTTATCGCCTAATTTTGTTGCTGGCGGCTTAGTAAAAAAAGGCGAACAACTTGCTGTGATTGAGCCTTCAGACTACGAAGCCGATTTAATGCAAGCCGAAGCTGGCTTAGCTCAAGCAACAGCCATGCTAAACGAAGAAATTGCTCGTGGTGAAGTCGCCAAAATCGAATTCAAAGACTTCGACTCAGGCATGGCGCCTGAACTGGGTTTACGTATCCCACAACTAAAAAAAGAACAGGCCAATGTAAAATCAGCTCAAGCCTCCCTTGCCCGAGCAAAACGTAATTTAGAGCGCACAATTATCCGCGCCCCATTTGACGGCATTATCAAAGAACGCAAAGTCGATTTAGGTCAATACGTGACATTAGGGACAAACCTAGGTGAATTATACGACATTAACACCGCCGAAATCCGTTTACCTATTACAAACAGTGACTTAGCGCACCTTGAGTCCGCAGATACGCCTGATACTGAAGTGACTTTAAGCGCCTCGTTGGCAGGCAAGCAAGTCACTTGGGAAGGTAATATTGTTCGCAGTGAAAATGTCATTGATGAACAAAACCGCATGATTTACCTTGTGGCAGAAGTGATTGACCCTTACCTACAAATGACAGCAACAGCAAATCAGCTGCCATTAAAATATGGTAGTTTTGTCAGTGCGGTTATCAAAGGACGCACAGTATCTGGCATCGCTCAATTACCTCGTCACGTAGTAAGAAACGGACAAGTTGCAGTAGTTAAAGACGATAACAGCATTGAAATGCGTGACGTTAATATCGTTCGAACCGATATCGACAATGTATTTATTAAAGACAGCTTCACAACGGGCGAGCGAGTGTCGATCACTAACGTAGCCAACCTGACAAACGGACAAAAAGTGAAGGTGTTAGGTGAGAGTGAGCAGGATGAGCTGACCCCTGCTGATGATGTATCTAGTGACGTTATTACCTCTGCAGGAGACCAATAATGCACAATCAAACGGGTATTATTGCTTGGTTTGCCCGCAATAATGTTGCCGCAAACCTACTTATGTTAGTGCTGATTGGTGGCGGCTTATTTAGTGCGGTGCTTATCAACAAAGAAGTCTTTCCAAGTTTTAGCCTAAACCTGATCAGCGTCACCGTCGCTTACCCAGGTGCGGCACCGCAAGAAATTGAAGAAGGCATCAACATAAAAATTGAAGAGGCCATTCAAGATATTTCTGGCATCAAAAAAACCACTTCCGTTGCCAGTGATGGCGTTGGCTCGGTATCAATAGAAGTTGACGATGATTATGATGTTCAAGAGGTTTTAGATGAAGCCAAGCTTCGTATTGATGCCATTTCGACGTTTCCTGACAACATTGAAAAACCCAATATTTACCAAATAAAACCTGAAAATAATGTTATTTGGGTGTCGGTATATGGTGATTTGTCTTTGCATGATATGAAAGAAATGGCCAAATCCATTCGTGAAGACATCACCAGTTTACCCGGTGTGACTCGCGCTAAAGTCAATGGCGTTAGAGACTACGAAATTGGCATTGAAGTGTCTGAAGACAAGCTTCGAGAATACGGTTTAAGCTTCACCCAAGTCGCCCAAGCAGTACAAAACTCATCTATTGATTTACCCGGTGGATCAATTCGCGCTACCGATGGTGATATTTTACTTAGAACCAAAGGCCAAGCGTATACAGGCGATGATTTTGCTGAAATCGTGGTATTAACTCGCCCTGATGGCAGCCGGATTATGCTGCCACAAGTTGCCACCATCAAAGATGACTTTGAAGAGCGCTTAGGTTATACCCGTTTTAATGGCAAACCTGCGGCAATTGTTGAAATCACCAGTATTGACGATCAAAACGCCCTTGAAATATCAAAGCAAGTTAAAGCCTATATTGCTGAGCGTCAGTCAAGCTTACCGGCTGGTGTAAAATTAGATACTTGGGGTGACTTAACCCATTATTTGCAAGGCCGCTTAAACATGATGTTATCTAACATGTTTTATGGTGCCTTATTAGTGTTTATTATTTTGGCACTTTTCCTTGATTTAAAACTCGCTTTTTGGGTCATGATGGGTTACCAGTGTGTTTCTTGGGAGCCATGTTATTAATGCCAACCGTGGGCATGTCGATTAACATGCTGACCTTATTTGCCTTTATTCTCGTGCTCGGCATTGTGGTCGATGATGCCATTGTCATTGGCGAAAGCGCCTATACCGAAGTAGAAGAAAACGGCCATTCATTGCAAAATGTCATCACTGGCGTACACCGTGTCGCTATGCCTGCCACCTTCGGGGTGCTGACCACAATTGCAGCCTTTGTGCCGATGATTTTAGTCTCAGGTCCAATGGGAATTATCTGGAAATCTATCGGGATGATCGTCATCTTGTGCTTAGCATTTTCATTAGTTGAATCAAAACTTATCCTGCCTGCACATTTAGCTCACATGCGAGTAAAAAAGAAAACACCACCGACTAACCTGTTCTCGCGCTTTAAAGTTGCATTAAATGAAAAGCTACAGTTTTTTATCCATAACAATTATCGCCACTTTTTAGAGTTTGCCATTAAGCAACGCTACAATGTTGTTGCGGCATTTGTTGGAGTACTAATTTTATCTATTGCGTTAGTTGTTAGCGGTAAAGTGCGCTGGGTATTTTTTCCAGACATCCCATCAGACTTCATTCAAGTGCAATTAGAAATGGAAGAAGGTAGCTCTGAACTCAATACGCTTAAAGTACTACAACAAGTAGAAGACGCTCTATACAAAATGGATACTGTAATGGAGCAAGAATACGGTACAGGAGTGGTAAAGCATAGCTTTGTTGCCTTAAATTCTCGGACCTCTGCCTTTATTTTTACTGAGTTAACTAAGGGTGAAGACCGCGAAGTTGACGGAGTGTCCATTGCTGAAGAATGGCGCAAGCAAT
This Shewanella aestuarii DNA region includes the following protein-coding sequences:
- the recJ gene encoding single-stranded-DNA-specific exonuclease RecJ, whose amino-acid sequence is MPHKIIRRPQVDDSHLPASMPALLKQLYARRGVNQDDCELVLAKLLRPQTMKGLDIAGEIVADAIQANKRILIVGDFDADGATSTSVCMLALKMMGASNIDYLIPNRFDFGYGLSPEIVAVAHAKGVQLLITVDNGISSIDGVSAAKACGMQVVVTDHHLPGQVLPEADAIVNPNQHDCQFASKSIAGVGVAFYLMTAIRAELRSRNWYQIQSIAEPNLGVLLDIVALGTVADVVSLDANNRILVQAGLQRVRSGRCRPGITALLEVAKRDPSKIVAADFGFAVGPRLNAAGRLDEMALGVETLLCDDIMRARRMAAELDGLNQDRRDIEAGMQQEALKTLQAITLDEATLPWGLALFQPDWHQGVIGILASRIKDRYHRPVIAFADAGNGEIKGSARSIKGLHMRDLLERINSQYPGIIIKFGGHAMAAGLSIKANALDTFKQAYDDTVKSILDYEQLTGEILSDGELSADLMNLDTAFMLRNAGPWGQSFEEPLFDGFFKVVQQRIVGEKHLKLLLETECGKLMLDGIAFNVDLQIWPDATINHARVVYKLDVNEFRGNQTVQLMVDYIEPM
- the dsbC gene encoding bifunctional protein-disulfide isomerase/oxidoreductase DsbC, with protein sequence MKLTKAFILVASLLAPTFVFAAPSTNANNDELKQKLSNTLGVEVSMIQPSPIAGLLQILTDRGVLYITEDGSKLVHGNIYDMNDRMNNLTEAALALPRLEMLKPFEQDMLVYKAKNEKHVVTVFTDVDCGYCRKLHNQMDEYNNLGITIRYLAYPRAGIPSANADEMQAVWCAKDPLKAMTVAKSGGNVKAASCDIDIAKQYRLGGSFGINGTPALILEDGTMIPGYQPPADLLRTLESRK
- the xerD gene encoding site-specific tyrosine recombinase XerD; this translates as MSPSPYILNPLIEQFIDDLWSTKGLSDNTLSSYRTDLAHFERFVLSRRKSLIEVDCLLIRDYLTYRFDKQFAKTSTARLLSSLRRFYGFLVISKMMTEDPTALIESPKLARKLPDALTEAQVDSLLSEPNVDDPIERRDKAMLELLYATGLRVTELVSLTMDQISLRQGVVRVMGKGGKERLVPLGELAIAEVEQFIKTARPELLNLKQSDVLFPSKRAQMMTRQTFWHRIKLYAARAGINSHLSPHTLRHAFATHLLNHGADLRVVQLLLGHSDLSTTQIYTHVAKARLQQLHQQHHPRG
- the brnQ gene encoding branched-chain amino acid transport system II carrier protein, with the translated sequence MQTTKLSISDTISLGFMAFAFFLGAGNLIFPPFAGFLAGENMSVAMIGFLLTAVGMPLIGLIAVAKSNGKVMAMLPTFAATALAVSIYIIIGPAFAAPRTGLVAFEIGARPFIENPDAVIMIAEQAINSAQLFFTLGFFFIVMLVALFPGKLLDNVGKVLTPVLILLLIGLAMSVMFIPGAPVGAPVNEYLSSPLSKGIIEGYNTMDTLASIMFGMLIIDILRKKGVNNPEDQTKYLIRAAIIAAAGLAFVYISLFILGASAGDLAKGASNGGQILTNYVEHNFGTTGIFLLSAVVALACLTTAIGLVTACAEFFNELLPSISYKKFVVFFSVVCATVANVGLSQLITISIPVLMTIYPVAIALVLVTFLTNKFARPEFSHRLVLSVALFFGIFDGLKAAGVDTAFIDFLPLQAEGMGWLLPTLITAITCLFISKSDKHTATA
- a CDS encoding tRNA1(Val) (adenine(37)-N6)-methyltransferase — protein: MPFTFKQFHIDDSHCGMRVSTDGVLLGAWANLRQAEHILDIGAGSGLLSLMTAQRTSPTSQIIAIEIDKLASVDCQINAQNSPWAHKITVIQTSIQHYVQQFLQFAATSLVPNTKFDHIICNPPYFSHGPQTQIEARATARHTNHLSFDELALAIYHLLSNTGEASLIIPYQEEIRLTQAFNLNKMHLCKRVEVSSVEGKPANRLLMSFMHGEQGLCQSGVLNIRDRLGYYSPQMANLCQDFYLKL
- the srmB gene encoding ATP-dependent RNA helicase SrmB, with the protein product MLFEDFDLDSRLLDSLKAMGHKTPTTVQQQTIPMAMEQRDILARAPTGTGKTASFLLPALQHLIDFPRRFEGQARVLVLTPTRELASQIHRYACHLATDLGLNIVTITGGVPYAPQEEALAGNIDILIATPGRLMEYLDKKKFDATEVDILVIDEADRMLDMGFSSVVQAIAIEAQGRKQNMLFSATLEGGGVERFARDLLNDPLTVDVEAPRSEKAKIHQWIHLADNKEHKFELLCNILRQEQVKRAIVFVKTRDVVASLEGQLLKANIPCAFMRGDMEQKKRFQALGRFTKGEVNVLLATDVAARGIDIDDITHVINYDMPRSADTYVHRIGRTGRAGAKGTAISLAEAHDMRIVGKIERYIELPLKRRIIEELRPKHKEAKPPGKKKVKASDTKKSSKKFKKKKK
- a CDS encoding efflux RND transporter periplasmic adaptor subunit, which gives rise to MKTLLRRLSPLIILIVFFGLAFLLVSTKESPEQKEETANLTIVDVMTVQQQTVSLNLPSYGVVNPKYKTQLVTEVQGRLQSLSPNFVAGGLVKKGEQLAVIEPSDYEADLMQAEAGLAQATAMLNEEIARGEVAKIEFKDFDSGMAPELGLRIPQLKKEQANVKSAQASLARAKRNLERTIIRAPFDGIIKERKVDLGQYVTLGTNLGELYDINTAEIRLPITNSDLAHLESADTPDTEVTLSASLAGKQVTWEGNIVRSENVIDEQNRMIYLVAEVIDPYLQMTATANQLPLKYGSFVSAVIKGRTVSGIAQLPRHVVRNGQVAVVKDDNSIEMRDVNIVRTDIDNVFIKDSFTTGERVSITNVANLTNGQKVKVLGESEQDELTPADDVSSDVITSAGDQ